AGTTTCAGTAAACAGCTACAAAAATCATGTTAGTTCCCGGATAACTTGAAGTTGTTTCACGTCGGTTTGAAAGAGAAGAGTGTACGTTCTAAACACCTACCTCAGCCATTGGACAGTGCATCAAACTATTTTAATACCTTCTAATAGAATCTGGCAGACGCTAACTATTAATTTTGTAGAATCACAGAATAAAGCTGCCCATCCTCCCTGATAATCCTGGCTCTGCCATTGGTAAAAGGTCCGGAAGCTGTTTGATAAAAGAAGCGCAAGTTGTAGGAAAATTAGTCTCGATTGTCTGCTTTGCAAAAAAGAGTTGAATATCTGATTGGTAATATTAatctcaaaaatatgttttcctttttGTCCTCTAGAAAATTTCCACCTTTTTCATTTGGTTTCCTGTTTTTGCCCTGTTGTACCGGTAAGTCGCCCAGTGACCCTTATTTTGGTCCTTTTTTATTTGAGCActttggtcttttttttttttttttttttgtcgacacaggggtgtccgggtcaattcttacggggcccgactaatcccctgcggcctGGGCCTTGGCGCCCCAACCTGACCCAAGCACGGTAAGTGCGCGGAGGAATCCAGCAGCGCAGGGACTCGAACCTGGGACCTAGAGGTTCACCAGGGGGAGGAGGGGAGGTGCTGCCGCTGGACCATCCACGCGGGGCTTGGTCTTCTTGTTAAAGATGTTGAATATTGAACTCTACATCTCAATTTAGCTATCAATGTAACTTGAACAATAGTGACTTTAAAACCATAGAGTAATTATAGTCAATACAGTTAAACCAAATGAACTATACTTGTAATATTTGTCGTACATTTTTACCATCAAGATTAATTTTCTTGAAccctataaatttttttatttctacaaGGGAGGAAAATTATAAAACACTttgtattcaaaatttttggtaATCTAAGTGGCTGAAAAGATATGTAAGAGAGCTCTTCTTGCTGCCCAAGTACTTTGGAGCGAAATTCGCTTTTACTTTGTGGTAGTGGGTTCTACCATCTGGTGCCTAGTGGCTTGTAGGTTCTACTTCTACCACGGATGCATGCACATTTGTAAATCGACATCTCATCTTCTGAAACAATTGCAGTTCTATTCATCCATCCCACTAacattaattattattaccttTGACTTCTTGTAATCAAAGGATGCATGCAATTTTACAATGACAGGGCatattaatttaattagtttcCCAAAAGAATATAATGACATGAAAAGTTTCAGTAGAATTTACAGAGCAGAAACTTGAAATAGTAAATGTTATCTCACAATTTTCATTTCACAGAACTCTCAGTCAAccattttctgaaatttttaaaTGGAATTAATGATTATCTAGTACTAGAAATAAACAACTAACATTCTACGTAACTGAAGGTGATTGTGTATTTGTTTTCTACCAAAAAATAGATTGATGGCTGGTGCATTATTAGTTCGGTTTAATTTTTCTTATCTCAACCTTCAAGCTCagcctttttgtttttgtgtttGTGCCTAACATTGAAGCCTAGGGTTGTTTCTTGATTAGGGAAGTAGTTAATGGGCGTACTTTAATTATCGAGACgataaggaaaaattggttgtCATCACGTATTTGGCAACTATAATCTGTTTATTAACAAATagatgaaataattattgtattAATGAACAGTTGTATGAATCACTTctgaaattatttctttgaCTAGGGCTTGTTTATTattgatttaaatttaatttgcttacatttgattatttttatttatgttgattGTTTAGTTTTAATACTCCAAATCCCCTAATTAACTACtactcgaaaaaaaaaatatcatccAATCCCTGAGAAGACGACGTTACTCACCACTATACTcgaatttaaatttttagagtagaaaatttaattttgatggtTTGACACCTATGAAATTTTGGTGCGGTCCAGATGATGATAGGGTGCTTGTTAAGCTCTGGAGTTCTAATCATGTAAATTGAATGACTCCTAGCGAAGGAAGAAGATATCTGGGAGGGAGAGAGAAGAATtggaaagagagaaaagagagggaatTGAGCAGAGAGGGAAGTAACGAATTCAGTTATTTCTTGTCTGCTGATACACAGGTGGGACCCACCTTTAATACAATCATCCCACTAAGCAATTAGCCGCCCTACCCAATTACATTTCTATTAAATGAAACGACATCGTTTCATGCCCTCAATTCCTGACCCGAATTCCTAATTTCTAACCCAATTACCCGCTCCTAACAATTCCTCCCTCACAAGAACAGACTTGGCCTCAAGTCTGGAACTCAGGAAACTGGTTGTCAATGAAAGACTTATCTTCCCACGAAGCTTCATCATAGCTCAAGTGATTCCACTTGATCAAGAATTGGATGACAGTCCTTCCTTCACGCATGATAACCCTGCGCTTAAGTATAGTTTCTGGTTTCAGTGGACATTGATCACAATCGTCCAGTTCTGGTAGCTTAGGGGAGCTGGATGTCAGTGGTCCTAGCTTCCTTTTAAGGAGAGAAACATGAAACACAGGATGAATTCGCGCATCAGCTGGTAGTTTAAGCTTGTAGGCTACTGCTCCCACCTTCTCCTCAACCTGGAATGGTCCGTAATACTTGGCAGCCAATTTGAGACATTTCCTGACTGCTACAGTTTGCTGCCTATAAGGTTGTAGTTTCAAGAACACCCAATCTCCTGCTGAGAAACTCCTCTCAGTCCTGTGCTGGTCCGCATAGTGCTTCATACGCTGTTGAGCTTTcgcaagatgttccttgatgcAGCTTGAAATCCTACTTCTCTCTTGGACCATATCAGTCACTGTAGGTACCACTGAGTCCAGATATGGCCCTAGTGGCAATGGTGTAGGTTTGTAGCCAAACAAAGCTTCAAAAGGAGTCGTATTCAAGCTAGAATGGAAAGTGGAATTGTACCACCATTCTGCCAGTGGCAGCCACTTACTCCATTGTGAGGGTAGTTCACCAGTCATGCATCTCAGATAGCTTTCTACACACTGGTTTAACCTTTCACTCTGGCCGTCAGTCTGAGGGTGATAAGCGGATGAATAATGAAGACTCACTCCAACTAGTTTGAAAAGCTCCTTCCATAACACACTGGTGAACACTTTGTCTCTATCAGTGATAATAGACTCTGGCAGTCCATGCAGCTTGTAGATCTGGTCTAGGAAAACCTGGGCGACTGTCTTAGCTGTGAAGGGATGAGTAAGTCTGATGAAGTGTCCAAACTTGGTGAATCTGTCTATTACTACCAGAACAGTGTCATACCCTTGTGACTTGGGCAATCGTTCTATAAAATCCATAGTGATGTGAAGCCAAGCTTGTTGAGGAATAGGGATTGGTTGTAGCAATCCAGGATAAGGAACATGCTCAGCTTTATTCTTCTGGCAAGTATCACAGTTCTGCACATATGCAATCACTGCCTGCTTCATTCCAGGCCAATAAAACAAGGATTTGAGCTTCTGCCAGCAGTTCCTCTGGCCTGAGTGCCCCCCCAAGGCAGAGTCATGCAAGGTCTGAATCAGTTGGCTCCTAATATTGTTGGCTCCCCCTACATAAAGCTTCCCCTGATACTTCAGAATTCCATCCATCAGGCTATACTCAGCATGTGCATTGGGGTCTAGAACTAGGTGGCTCATGATATCTTGGCATTGCAAGTCCCCTTCATAGCTCTTCTGCAACTCCTGCATCCATCCAGGTTTGACAGATGAGATGGCTAAACAGGACCCCAGCTCAGTTGGTTGTGCAGGTTCATGCCTCCTGGATAGGGCATCCGCTACCAAATTTTCAGCTCCCTTCCTATATTCTATCTTATAATCCAACCCCAAGAGTTTAGTCATCCACTTGTGCTGGATCGCAGTGTTAAGCTTATGATCCAAAAGATATTTCAGTGACTGATGATCAGTCCGTATAATGAAATGGTTGCCCAAcaaatagtgtctccatttgGTGACAGCCATTACCAGAGCTAAGAGCTCTTTTTCGTAGACTGAGAGTCCCAAATTTCTGACTGAAAGTGCCTTACTCAGGAAGGCAATGGGGTGTCCTTCCTGCATTAAGACAGCTCCAATTCCTCCCCCACTCGCATCTGTCTCCACCACAAAAGGTTTTGTAAAATCTGGTAACTGCAGGACTGGGGCTGAGCACATCAATTGTTTCAATTTTTCGAATGCCCCCTGAGCTTGACTGTTCCATTTGAAGTTATCCTTTCTCAGTAACTCAGTGAGTGGTTTGCACACCATACCATAGTGTTGAATAAACCTCCTATAGTACCCTGTAAGGCCCAGAAAACCCCTTAACTCCTTAACTGACTGAGGCACAGGCCACTGCATAATGCTGCTAATTTTTGAGCAATCCATGCTAACCCCCTGATCTGTGATAGTATGTCCTAAGTAGTCAACCCTCTTCTGAGCAAACGCACACTTAGATCTCTTCACATAAAGTTGGTGTTTCCTTAGAATCTCCAATACAGCCCTCAAGTGTTGAACATGAGCCTCCATGGTGGGGCTATATACCAGAATATCATCAAAAAAAACCAATACAAATTTTCGCAGATAAGGTTGAAATATCTGATTCATCAATGATTGAAAAGTAGCTGGTGCATTAGTAAGCCCAAAGGGCATAACCAAGAATTCAAAGTGCCCACAATGAGTCTGGAAGGCTGTCTTGAAGGTGTCATGAGGCTTAACCCTGATCTGATGATAACCTGCAGTGAGATCCAATTTCGTTTTGTAAACAGACCCCACCAACTCATCCAGTAGTTCATCCACATTGGGAATTGGAAACCTGTCCTTGATGGTTATTTCATTCAATTTTCTATAGTCCCCACAGAAACGCcaagtcccttctttcttcttaacTAGCAACACAGGTGAAGCAAAAGGGCTGTTGCTGTACTTGACTATTCCCTTCTGAAGCATTTCTTTCACCTGTTTCTCTATTTCCTCCTTGTGACAGTGGGGGTACCTATAGGGTTTCAACTTGAAGGGTTGTGCCTCCTTCTTGAGGAGAATCTCATGGTCCACACTTCTGTGAGGGGGCAAGGATTGTGGAGTCTGGAACACATCCTCATAATCCTGAAGCACCTTCCTGACTTCCTGGGGAATAACTGCTGTCTCTTCTTCTATCTCCTTCTTACAGTTCAAAGCCAAGCACATCTGTCTTTTATACTCTATGAAGGTTCTCAGATCCTTCCCCCTGATTAAATCCATATCACAATCTTCTGCTTGTCCATGTAAGTGGATTTCGTTCCCTTCACTGTGTAAGGATATCCTAAGTTGTTGGAAGTCAAACGTGATAGGACTAAAGTGTGTCATCCAATCCACCCCCAAAATGATGTCCCATCCTTCTAATTCCATTACCTTCAAATCAAATCTGAACCCATGTTGGTTAATTTTCCAGTGCACGTTAGGACAGATAGCATTGCTAGTCACAGTAGTTCCATTCCCCATTGTGACAGAAAATGGCTGTTTAACCATTCTGTAAGCAATATCCATCCCTATTACCATTTCACTGTTGATATAACTGTCTGAACTACCCGTATCTACCAAAATAAAAACTTTCTCCCCATCCAGGTTGCCTGTCAGTGTGATTGTTTTCCTTCTCAGGGATTCAGACAATGCATGTAGGGACATCTCCATAGTTTGTCCTGGATTCCCTGTCTGTTCATCCTGCTCACCTACAGCATCTTCAAACACTGCATCCTCTTCATCCTCCAGTATCATGCAGTTTACATACCCTCGCTTACACTGGTGTCCTACACCATATTTCTCCCCACATTTGAAGCACAGTCCCTTACTTCTTCTATACTGTAACTCCTGTGTTGAAATCCTCTTTACGTCCTTAGTATCTTCCTGCACCTGGTTACTGTACCTAGGGCCCTTAGGAGCATTACTGACAGGGACCTTATAAGTACTGCTATCTACCACTGATGTATTATTCCTTGAAAATCCAAACCTACTCTCTCCTGACTGTTTAGAGTTTTTATTCTGCACCTGGAGTGAGTACTCCTGCCATTGAGACAGCTCGAAAGCTTCAGTCAAGGTAGCAGGTCTCAGCATCCTAATCATAGGTCTGATCTCCTCCTTCAAGCCACTAATGAAGCTAGAAATGAAGTAGTGCTCATCTAAATTCTTGTTCTTAATTAACATTTGTGGTTTCAATTCTTCGAACTGCTCCTGGTATTCCCTCACACTACCTCTCTGTTGCAACTTATTAAATTCCTCTACTATATCCTTGCAAATACTGTCTGTGAATCGTTTGCACAACAGATCTCCAAATTCTGTCCAATTCAACTCAGGCCTTTCCAGTTTAATACCTTGAAACCACTTGTCCGCCCTTCCATCTAAGTACATTTCTATGATTTCAACCTTCTGATTTTCCAGAATTTGATAATTCATGAAGTATTTCTCACACTTGCGCAGCCAGTCCCTAGGATTTTCTCCACTAAACAGTTGTAAATCTAGCTTAGGAGGATTAGGAAGGTGATACTTACTCCAATCTCTTCTGTAAGAATTCTGTTGATCTCCTTCCGGTTGCAATCTTTGATGAGGCGGCGGCGTAGGAAGAAGTGGTCCTTGATCCATCGTGATTCGTTCTCCTCTGTCCGCTACTTTGTCCTGCGCAGTAGTCATCCTGGATAGTAGTGCATTAAATTTCTGATCCAGAGACTTGCTGAAGTTCTGTTCCATTCTTGACAACATATTCTCCATCCGTTTGTTGTTTTCTTCCAATTCCATTGTTAAATTGTTCTTGAGCTGTTGCTGTTCTGATTGATGTGAAAGTAGAGATTCCATCAGTTCTTGGAGCTTGATTTCCTGCCTCTTGACTTGTTCCTCCAATGTTCTGAATCTCGTACCTTCTGCCATGAATTTGATCTTGCTCCAAGGATCTAATGCTCTTGATACCAATTGTTAAGCTCTGGAGTTCTAATCATGTAAATTGAATGACTCCTAGCGAAGGAAGAAGATATCTGGGAGGGAGAGAGAAGAATtggaaagagagaaaagagagggaatTGAGCAGAGAGGGAAGTAACGAATTCAGTTATTTCTTGTCTGCTGATACACAGGTGGGACCCACCTTTAATACAATCATCCCACTAAGCAATTAGCCGCCCTACCCAATTACATTTCTATTAAATGAAACGACATCGTTTCATGCCCTCAATTCCTGACCCGAATTCCTAATTTCTAACCCAATTACCCGCTCCTAACATGCTGATGGTACTAGTTCAAAACTATTGACTGTCTTGACTCTTGAACAACAAAATAATTGAGAGGCCCCCAAGTTCCACGTTGAAggttctttttttaaaaatattttttttagtgtaagtcgGAGGGCTTGAATGAGATTCTAGCCCTCCTACTTATCCTTCTACTCCTCAAATTATCCAACACATCCTTTTCCTCTTACCACATAGAAAATGAGAGAGGAAAATGAATGCAATATATGCTTGAATCCATTGAATTATTAATAATTCAGGTTTGACGAGGCCATCTCTAACATCTAGAGAATTAATTGTTCATTGGAAATGAGCCACCTCTGTCCTTGTAAAGGCTTTAAGAGCTGATGAATGATAGGTCCCTATGGGcgagaaaaaagaatgaaatatatgCTTGGCCCCTTGGACTATTAATAACTTGGATCAAGGAAAGCACAAATCAGTTATAGCTTCAGAAATTGAAGAACGCTGATTCAAAAGTTAGTATTTCATTTTCAGCTTAGTGAGCTGCAAAGTGCAAACCAATACATTATTAGTCAAGCAAATCCATGGTACTAACTTCGTGAATAAATAAACTTGCATGTCTCGAAAACTAAATAGTTGTTCATGCcttgaaaaatgaaaacaaagtAGTATAAAAATCTCGGTTACAATTTCAAGCAATCAAGTTCCGGGGGCTGCCTCAAGTGTATTACAAACCGAAGCCTAACATCTTCCTTCTCCAGACGTTCCATTTCTTTGTTAGGAATAACTTCAACTTCTGCAGTTATATTGTGCTTTGCCGCAAAATCAATCATTTCTTGAGTCCCCAACAGCAGATGATCCAAGCATTTTCCTTCGTGCCATCAATTATTCTTCGAATCAGAGAATAGGACATAATTTTCATTAAATTTGaagataattgaaaaatttttgttgattttaccCACCCATAATGAGGGGAACGATATCCACTTCAAGCGGCTTAAATAAGCTTTCCAtcagggtttttttttttttttttttttttcagcaacgGTAATTTTTGTATTGATAGACAAAAGGATATACACTTAtatgagcaaaggctcaagtaGTACTATACACAAGTGTTAGACACACTGAGGATTGATCCATTCCTCATCTTGAAATATGCCTAAAGCATAATCACTAATCAAATCACATCTGGAGTCTAATCTCCTATCTAAACAAAAGGAgcatttcaggaatgaagctcTTAAATTGTTAATATCATCAGTCAAGGTAGCCAGTCTGATATCCTTGGCTATTCATTCCGTTAACCCTTTCAATTCCATCAGGGTTGAGTAGACCAAATTATGGCATGACTAGATGAAATGCAGATGCACTATCAACAATCGCATCCAATGTGCCCATGCCCTCCTGCAAAATAAATCAATATGAATACTATCTCTATTAAAGTATTGAAattgttattaaaaaaaattgcaaaacatTAATTTATGCTTACTACTGCTAAAATTTGTGTATTTGTTTCCTTAATTTCAAAATACTTCATTGTATGTCTAGAAAAATATCCATGAATACTCACTAGATACCCAAACCTATGAAGGCCCGGATCTGAGTTTAATTTTTTATACCTATAAGGGTCTGGTATAAATTTAAATCTAATTAAATTTAAtgagtttgaatttgaattAAGGAAATCAAACATAAACCCTACCTACCCCTTGAGATGTCTAGACACCTGCGTTTGTTGTGGATCAGTGCTGACCAAAAACTTGTCAGCTCCAAGACGATTGTTGCCTGCCTCCTCTTTGCTAGGTTAGGTTCTGGATAATAATCACCTTGAGGCCCTAAGCCTTGGCATATTTTAGGTACGGGCACATGACCCAGCCCACCAAGGCCCACAAAGCCCAGATGGTTGCCTGATTTGTCAGCCCATAATGCAGCACTGGACTGTAAACAGTAAAACCTGCATGGAGTAGCGGAGCACCACCGTCGGGATGGAGGCTCTCCGGCCAGCAAATCGCGAAATGCTCATTCACCACCATCTCATTGGAGTATCCTACATAacttttctaacaatttcatgTCTTTTAGGTTGTAAACGTGATGATCATTACTTCAAACTCCTTAATCACGAAATCTGATTCTGGAAATAAAATTGGCTTGAAACGCAATTTTCCACGTAAAGAATTTATACGTGGGGAACGGAAGCATGTTTCTATGGAAAATATCAAGATTACGGATTTAATTTTGAGAGTTACAAACTTTTGTAAACCATTAATGGTGTTCTATCATGAATCAATCTCTCAATTTAATTCTAACATTATTTTTAAGCTTTAGCGATATACCCACCCCTGAAAATCATTGCGTCTATTGTCCTTCTACAAAACTTATGGGAGATCCTTGAGAAGATTAATGTGAATTTGAGGTTCAATgacacatttttaccttaaaaaggaaaaacattTGACTCTCTTTTGTAACTGAACTTGGGGAATTCACATTTCATACTAAGCAATCACAGGAAACTTTCCTGCCgcgcattttttaaaaaaaaaaaaaagaaatccagTTACTTTTCAATCTTAAAAGAGCCAATCACaactttaaaaattttaatctattttaaaaattttcagcaCCAATACAAATAGATTTACTCCTCAAGCTAGCACAATTTCAGTACATAGTGTATTTCCCTCgatcaaagaaagaaaattagcgTATACAAATTTATTCTAGCAAACAGCTCTCCAAAAGCTAACAAAGTGTGCTCATGCCTTGGAAATGTTGGAGAAAAGGCTCTGAGTCTCTTCAAAATGCTGCTATGAAAGATCAGGTGCTTGGAGCAGCCGCGAGAGTATTTCCAATATCAATGACAAATCGGTATCTAACATCTCCCTTCTCAAGACGTTCCATTGCTTTGTTAACATAATTCGCAGGAATGACCTCAACATCTGCAGTGATATTGTGCTTTGCTGCAAAATCAATCATCTCTTGAGTCTCTTTTATCCCCGCAGCAGCAGATGATCCAATCATTTTTCTCCCTGTCAAGTATCCTTTCAAATCAATATAATAGACATGCATAAACCAGGCTCCAAATTCTTTTCCATGAAATCTTGAGGTGGTTTTTGCACCAGAACTCGATCTAACTTCATGAACAAGTATATGCCATCCTATGTCATAGTATATGCTTCATATATtttagaatatatatatatggcttGCATGTATAATTAAACTCTTACACCATGAATATGAAAAAGAATAATCATAAGATATCTATAGTGACTAAGTTATTAGATGAACCTTACTATTTGTTGGACTTACCCGTAAGTAGGGGAATGATTTCTACTTCGAGCGGCTTATTTGGTGCACCGACCACAATAAGCTTCCCATGAGGTTTTAGGAGACTAATTAATGGCATGACCGGATGGAAGGCAGACACCGTGTCAATGATACCATCCAATGTGCCCATTGCAGTCTGCAATTCAAATTAATAGACGTCCAAGTAAATTACATACGCTTCTTAAGAAGAATTAAATTAATTGCACTCATAGGATTAATGTAAGGTGTTAATGTAAGAAATATTAAttctaagaattttttttttttgaccttttaGGGATCCAAAATTTTACATAAGAATTTGCTAATAAGAAAAAGTCGTAACTGAATTTAAACCTGCATTTGTTCTGGATCAGTGCTGACCAAAAACGAGTCAACTCCAAGACGATCGACGGCTTCCGCCTTCTTCCTATTTGAGCTGCTGATCACTGTTACTTTTAGCCCCATTGCCTGGGCAAATTTAACACCAACATGTCCCAATCCACCCAGGCCAACAATTCCCAAATGGGTTCCTGGTTTGGACAATCCATAGTACATCAATGGACTATACAAAGTACAGCCAGCACAAAGCAGCGGAGCACCCCCGTCAAGAGGGAGGTTCTCCGGCCACCGAATGGCAAAATGCTCTTTCACCACCATCTCGTTAGAGTATCCTCCGCGAGTTCGAGTTCCATCTTCATCAATGGAACCATAGGTCATGACCCGCTTGGGGCAGTAAGGCTCTAAATCATTTGAACATTGCTCGCACGAGCGGCATGATCCAACAAAGCAGCCCACTCCAACTTTGTCTCCAATCTTGAAATTTGTTACCTTGCTCCCTACCTCAGTTACTTCACCAACGATTTCATgcctatccaaaaaaaaaaaaaaagaagattaaaTTAGTGCCTATGTTCTTGATTTACATAATTTAAGACGAATTTCCAtttatctttttgtttttattttataactTTATGCATTTGTGAAGTGTAtacgaaaaagaaaaatggtggaGTCATAATAAATTTCTAATATTATCATCCACCCCTAAATTGAGAATACTTTAGCAttaaaaatttcaacttttacaGACGAATTTATATTCAATGCACCTCTTATTTGTGCGGTTATGGCACAAAATAGAAGAATCCTTAAGACAACAAAAgacaacaattttttttttcttttaacaagAATGCTCATGTAGGATAAGAAACCATTTATTTGACAAGAATGTCCTACCCTGGTACAACTGGATATGAAGTATGGCCAAAGTCATCCTTGGCTGAGTGAAGGTCGGCGTGGCAAATTCCGCAATAGAGCACCTTAAATCTAACATCCTCCTCTCCTGTTGCCCTACCAATATTCGGGACTAGTGTCAGTAAAACATCACAAATGAATAAAATCTATAatgttttacattttttttggtaagaat
This sequence is a window from Coffea eugenioides isolate CCC68of chromosome 7, Ceug_1.0, whole genome shotgun sequence. Protein-coding genes within it:
- the LOC113777613 gene encoding 8-hydroxygeraniol dehydrogenase-like, which encodes MAGKNEVRTYGLAARDTSGVFSPVEFARRATGEEDVRFKVLYCGICHADLHSAKDDFGHTSYPVVPGHEIVGEVTEVGSKVTNFKIGDKVGVGCFVGSCRSCEQCSNDLEPYCPKRVMTYGSIDEDGTRTRGGYSNEMVVKEHFAIRWPENLPLDGGAPLLCAGCTLYSPLMYYGLSKPGTHLGIVGLGGLGHVGVKFAQAMGLKVTVISSSNRKKAEAVDRLGVDSFLVSTDPEQMQTAMGTLDGIIDTVSAFHPVMPLISLLKPHGKLIVVGAPNKPLEVEIIPLLTGRKMIGSSAAAGIKETQEMIDFAAKHNITADVEVIPANYVNKAMERLEKGDVRYRFVIDIGNTLAAAPST